In Chlamydiota bacterium, one genomic interval encodes:
- a CDS encoding 1-deoxy-D-xylulose-5-phosphate synthase: MSEQAKDATKILNKINNPKDLKSLSLNQMAQLASEIRKKVLEVVSVNGGHVSSNLGVVELTLALHYVFNTPEDKLVWDVGNQSYPHKLITGRREQFATLRKMNGISGFCKITESPYDTFGAGHASTSISAALGIAMARDIKGTQEKVVAIIGDGAMTGGLAYEALNNAGALKTNMIVILNSNEMSIAPNVGAISQYVNEVITNPLYNKVKMDLEHLVDKIPGIGHRMVETAHKVEESIKGLLVPGTIFEALGFRYFGPVDGHDLDRLIHILNHIKDLPGPVLFHVVTKKGRGYPPAEQKPDQFHGMAPFDLATGKPLKESKGKSFSSAFGDALSECAEKDPRVVAITAAMPAGTGLSGFAKRFPHRFFDVGIAEEHSVTFAAGLAASGLRPVVALYSTFLQRGYDHLIHDVCIQNLPVIFGIDRAGVVGEDGPTHQGVFDISYLRPVPNLKIVQPRNEATLQAFLKWALREEGPVAIRYPRGNVRDSEGDTQYRDLGEGRAEVLRKGKDIALIALGDMVYMSLEITALLEKEGISAEVIDARFIKPLDEVFFHRLSKRMTKWVTLEDHILTGGFGSGILEFIQTEKLHSIELLRLGLPDVFIEQGSRDKVWESFGLSPSLVAERIEKELLNNGVCSEKNLAISG, translated from the coding sequence ATGTCAGAACAAGCAAAAGATGCAACCAAAATCTTAAATAAAATTAATAACCCAAAGGATCTTAAGTCTCTCTCCCTTAATCAAATGGCTCAGCTTGCGAGTGAGATTAGAAAAAAAGTTTTAGAGGTGGTTTCTGTGAATGGAGGCCATGTTTCAAGTAATTTAGGTGTGGTAGAGCTTACCTTGGCTCTTCATTACGTTTTCAATACGCCTGAAGATAAGCTGGTCTGGGATGTTGGAAATCAGAGTTATCCTCATAAACTGATTACGGGTAGGCGTGAGCAGTTTGCGACCTTAAGGAAAATGAATGGCATCTCGGGTTTTTGTAAGATCACGGAAAGTCCTTACGACACGTTTGGTGCAGGTCATGCCAGCACTTCCATTTCTGCCGCATTAGGAATAGCCATGGCCAGAGACATCAAAGGAACCCAAGAAAAAGTGGTTGCAATTATTGGAGACGGGGCCATGACCGGAGGCCTTGCCTATGAGGCTCTGAACAATGCAGGGGCACTCAAGACCAATATGATTGTTATTCTGAACAGTAACGAAATGTCCATTGCTCCCAATGTAGGTGCCATTTCTCAATACGTGAATGAGGTCATTACCAATCCGCTTTATAATAAGGTTAAAATGGATTTGGAACATTTAGTGGATAAAATCCCTGGGATTGGGCACCGCATGGTAGAAACGGCTCACAAGGTGGAGGAAAGTATTAAGGGATTGTTGGTTCCGGGCACTATTTTTGAGGCTTTAGGGTTCCGATATTTTGGGCCCGTGGATGGTCACGATTTAGATCGTCTCATTCATATTTTAAATCACATTAAAGATTTACCAGGTCCTGTTCTTTTTCATGTGGTAACCAAAAAGGGAAGAGGATATCCTCCGGCTGAGCAAAAGCCAGATCAGTTTCATGGAATGGCTCCCTTTGATCTGGCAACAGGTAAACCTCTTAAAGAATCTAAGGGAAAGAGTTTTTCTTCCGCCTTTGGAGATGCCCTTTCGGAGTGTGCTGAAAAAGATCCCCGCGTTGTAGCGATCACAGCTGCGATGCCTGCAGGAACAGGGCTCTCGGGATTTGCCAAGCGCTTTCCCCATCGTTTTTTTGATGTCGGAATTGCAGAAGAGCATTCGGTCACTTTTGCAGCCGGGCTTGCCGCCAGCGGTCTTCGGCCAGTGGTTGCGCTTTATTCCACTTTTTTACAACGTGGATATGATCATTTAATTCATGATGTTTGTATTCAAAATTTGCCTGTTATTTTTGGGATTGATCGAGCGGGGGTCGTTGGCGAAGATGGACCGACGCATCAAGGCGTCTTTGATATTTCTTATTTAAGACCTGTTCCCAATTTAAAAATTGTTCAACCTAGGAATGAAGCTACGTTACAGGCTTTTTTAAAATGGGCCTTGCGTGAAGAAGGACCCGTCGCCATCCGTTATCCTCGCGGCAATGTCAGGGATTCTGAAGGGGATACTCAGTACAGAGACCTTGGAGAAGGACGAGCCGAGGTTTTGAGAAAAGGGAAAGATATCGCTTTAATTGCTCTTGGAGACATGGTCTATATGTCTCTTGAAATTACTGCCCTTCTTGAAAAAGAAGGAATTTCGGCTGAGGTGATTGACGCCCGTTTCATCAAACCTTTGGATGAGGTTTTTTTCCATCGCCTTTCAAAAAGAATGACGAAATGGGTTACCTTGGAAGATCACATTTTAACCGGCGGATTTGGTTCTGGGATACTGGAATTTATTCAAACTGAAAAACTTCATTCGATTGAGCTTCTGAGACTCGGTCTTCCAGATGTTTTCATTGAACAAGGATCCAGAGATAAGGTCTGGGAAAGTTTTGGGCTGTCTCCTTCTTTAGTAGCAGAACGAATTGAAAAAGAACTTTTGAATAATGGGGTATGTTCTGAAAAAAATCTAGCCATCAGTGGATGA
- a CDS encoding TlyA family RNA methyltransferase: MPKKHRIDQILVQRSFFESRTDAQKAVLAGFVKASSQIVKKSNQLFDLDIPIEILQKKKYVSRGGDKLEAALHEFQINPEGDIALDVGSSTGGFTDCLLQKGAKKVYAVDVGHDQFHYELRKNPKVIVLEKVNARYLEKKDFPEKFNLITIDVSFISLEKILPAVLPLLAPGGKILTLVKPQFEVGQECVGKGGVVRSQQDRLDAVQKVRDFSKTLPLEDLGMFQSPLKGPAGNIEYFIYLKKN; the protein is encoded by the coding sequence ATGCCCAAGAAACATCGCATCGATCAGATTCTTGTCCAGCGTTCTTTTTTTGAAAGCCGCACCGATGCCCAAAAGGCCGTTCTCGCAGGCTTTGTGAAGGCCTCCTCTCAAATCGTAAAAAAATCCAATCAACTTTTTGATCTAGATATTCCCATTGAAATTCTTCAAAAGAAAAAATATGTGAGCCGTGGTGGGGATAAGCTCGAAGCCGCTCTTCATGAATTTCAAATAAATCCCGAAGGAGACATAGCACTCGATGTCGGAAGCTCAACAGGTGGTTTCACGGACTGTCTTTTACAGAAGGGGGCAAAAAAAGTTTATGCAGTGGATGTAGGGCATGATCAGTTTCATTATGAATTACGAAAAAATCCCAAAGTCATTGTCTTAGAAAAAGTAAATGCGCGTTATCTTGAAAAAAAAGACTTTCCTGAAAAATTTAATTTAATCACCATCGATGTTTCTTTTATTTCTTTAGAAAAAATTTTACCTGCTGTTCTTCCCTTGCTAGCACCCGGAGGAAAAATTCTTACTCTCGTAAAACCTCAATTTGAGGTAGGCCAAGAATGTGTTGGAAAGGGGGGGGTGGTTCGCTCCCAACAAGATCGCCTCGACGCTGTTCAAAAGGTTAGAGATTTTTCAAAAACCCTGCCCTTAGAGGATCTTGGAATGTTTCAGTCTCCTCTCAAGGGACCCGCCGGGAATATAGAGTATTTTATTTATTTAAAGAAAAATTAG
- a CDS encoding sigma-70 family RNA polymerase sigma factor, whose amino-acid sequence MSEFESLAQEHFNSLYHTALRMTRNVEDAQDLVQETILKAFRHYSQFEKGTNFKAWIFRILTNSFINQYRKKSKEPPITDFTSIEPIYEEITKSTTQFSLGEIESLREKLSDEVKLALDKLPDEYRMVFLLSVIEDFSYQEISEILSCPVGTVMSRLFRARKILREELFNFAKKNGVIQRNWQRDGMESL is encoded by the coding sequence ATGAGTGAATTTGAGTCTTTGGCACAAGAACATTTTAACTCTCTCTACCACACAGCCTTAAGAATGACTCGAAACGTAGAGGACGCCCAAGACCTCGTACAAGAAACGATTCTCAAGGCCTTTCGGCATTATTCTCAATTTGAGAAGGGGACAAATTTTAAGGCATGGATATTCAGAATTTTGACTAATAGTTTCATTAATCAATATCGAAAAAAATCAAAAGAACCCCCGATCACTGATTTTACTTCTATAGAACCTATTTATGAAGAGATCACTAAATCTACCACCCAATTTTCTTTAGGGGAGATTGAATCTTTAAGAGAAAAACTTTCGGATGAAGTGAAATTGGCCTTGGACAAATTACCTGATGAATATCGCATGGTCTTTTTATTATCTGTGATTGAAGATTTTTCCTATCAAGAAATCTCAGAAATATTAAGTTGCCCCGTTGGAACAGTGATGTCTCGACTTTTTCGTGCACGAAAAATATTGAGAGAAGAACTTTTTAATTTTGCAAAGAAAAATGGCGTTATTCAAAGAAATTGGCAAAGGGATGGGATGGAATCATTATGA
- a CDS encoding zf-HC2 domain-containing protein produces MKCPEAKRQLFLFLDNELGIQENLEVLTHLDLCPGCSEYFESEKQMEGLIKEKLSCETAPAHLWKKINALLPSTTLDFHSASPSKRKWIWGSAITAGFFLSVVASAYYLVWPPKLSADILVNQSVQLHQQMMKGRICPSIPEEFSKNFEQMKALICKKSDGLHNNHSSETWTDTHPQNCVASSSYFSGREFATTLYSRGNLHVSHFIVRASFVEFPEKVRRETEGIPYYLYKIHPYKIIILKKDQNLCVFVGNLSQEEARSLAALAAQVQS; encoded by the coding sequence ATGAAATGCCCTGAAGCAAAACGACAACTATTTTTATTTTTAGATAATGAATTAGGCATTCAAGAAAATCTTGAAGTCCTGACCCATTTGGATCTTTGCCCTGGCTGCAGTGAGTACTTTGAAAGTGAAAAACAAATGGAAGGGCTGATCAAAGAAAAGCTCTCTTGTGAAACAGCGCCCGCTCACTTGTGGAAAAAAATAAATGCGCTTCTTCCTTCGACGACTTTAGATTTTCATTCTGCCTCCCCTTCAAAAAGAAAATGGATTTGGGGTTCGGCAATAACCGCAGGCTTTTTTTTAAGCGTCGTGGCAAGCGCTTATTATTTAGTATGGCCCCCTAAACTAAGCGCGGACATCTTGGTCAATCAGTCCGTCCAACTTCATCAGCAGATGATGAAGGGACGAATCTGTCCTTCTATCCCTGAAGAATTTTCAAAAAACTTTGAGCAAATGAAGGCCCTGATTTGTAAAAAATCGGATGGGCTTCATAATAACCATTCTTCAGAAACATGGACAGATACACACCCGCAAAACTGTGTTGCTTCTTCATCGTACTTTTCAGGTCGAGAGTTTGCAACCACTCTTTATTCCAGAGGAAATTTACACGTATCTCATTTTATTGTGAGAGCCTCTTTTGTTGAATTTCCAGAAAAGGTTAGAAGAGAAACGGAAGGGATACCTTATTACCTTTACAAAATTCACCCCTATAAAATCATCATCCTTAAAAAGGACCAAAATCTTTGTGTCTTTGTGGGGAATTTGAGTCAAGAAGAGGCTCGATCACTTGCAGCACTTGCTGCACAAGTTCAATCATAA
- the rplT gene encoding 50S ribosomal protein L20 encodes MPRSTNSPASRKRKKRTLKLTKGNFGARNNTYKAATFTLLKSLRYAYRDRLRRKRDFRSLWITRIGAAVKLYELSYSRFMSGLKKAGIELNRKVLADIALRDQATFTHLVEAAKKAL; translated from the coding sequence ATGCCGCGTTCAACAAATAGTCCCGCGTCTCGCAAGAGAAAGAAAAGAACATTAAAACTTACCAAAGGAAATTTTGGGGCACGAAACAATACCTATAAAGCAGCTACGTTCACCCTTTTGAAGTCTTTACGCTATGCGTATCGTGACCGTCTGAGACGTAAAAGGGATTTTCGAAGCCTCTGGATCACCCGCATTGGAGCTGCCGTAAAGCTCTATGAACTTTCTTACAGTCGCTTCATGTCTGGGCTCAAGAAGGCAGGGATTGAGTTGAATCGTAAGGTGCTTGCGGATATTGCCCTACGGGATCAAGCAACGTTCACCCACCTGGTTGAAGCTGCAAAGAAGGCTTTGTAA
- a CDS encoding phenylalanine--tRNA ligase subunit beta → MKILLSALKSFIDIHLSENDLAHQLTMAGFEVESIEHFSCDFEKVVVGKILEIHSHPNADRLTLCKVSTGKETFSIVCGAKNIQPSDVVPVALDGAKLPGEKVIKASKIRGEFSQGMLCSKVELGLGEGESGIWILPQDLPLGEDIKEVLKLKDTAFILNVTPNRPDALSIKGMAREIAALTELPLKNPQGKCVEENVSIEKMIDVTIENFQGCPHYMARFIQNVQVGPSPFWLKQRLERMGQRSINNIVDITNWILLEWGHPLHAFDFDLLKGGGIVVRNAQHGEKMIAIDGRELVLEPSMLVIADGKGPVALAGIMGGKETGVTEKTKNILLECAYFSPSVIRRTSKALGMSSESSYRFERGVDPLGLPEALDQAAMLIAEISGGEVAKGIKDISQKRWTPQIVHFNPEHCEKLLGINVPENSIQSIFSRLQLKVIGKNPKSWEIEIPSFRYDLTKEVDLIEEVARLWGYQHIPENSPRIGFSLESSPLPKAYQTRSKAKRVLQGLGLNEAITYSFSSLEILEKTFQKKEAIPLMNPLRQDNGYLRTSLIPGLITVLSFNEHRGMSHIQYFEIGKCFLPPPKKEVEDFERSREIETLGIAMMGKKEEGRWGNKEVREARCDFFDLKGLIEEFFDAIGLSNVSFQKAQAPGFHPGRSTEVFVNQESLGFLGEVHPDLTGNFDLREKVFLAEFNFEILLENLNLGKKFQELPRYPSIHRDMALLIEKERMHEEIVKVIWEKADQILKEVRLFDVYQGPQVPAHQKSLAYTLTFRSDAGTLKDEEVDAVERQIKEKLVQQFQCQFR, encoded by the coding sequence ATGAAAATTTTATTGAGTGCCCTTAAAAGTTTTATCGACATCCATCTTTCAGAAAACGATTTGGCCCATCAACTGACCATGGCCGGTTTTGAGGTGGAGTCCATCGAACATTTTTCTTGCGATTTCGAAAAGGTCGTTGTCGGGAAAATTCTTGAAATTCATTCTCATCCCAATGCAGATCGATTAACTTTATGCAAGGTGAGTACCGGGAAAGAGACGTTCTCGATTGTATGCGGGGCAAAAAACATTCAGCCTTCAGATGTTGTTCCTGTGGCTCTGGACGGAGCCAAACTTCCTGGCGAAAAGGTGATTAAGGCCTCTAAAATTCGGGGAGAATTTTCCCAGGGAATGCTTTGTTCCAAAGTGGAACTGGGACTTGGAGAAGGGGAATCGGGGATTTGGATTTTGCCTCAGGATTTACCTTTAGGGGAAGATATTAAAGAAGTTTTAAAATTAAAAGATACGGCTTTTATTCTGAATGTCACTCCCAATCGACCGGATGCTTTGAGCATAAAGGGAATGGCCCGAGAAATTGCAGCCCTGACGGAACTTCCACTCAAAAATCCTCAAGGGAAATGTGTTGAGGAAAACGTTTCCATCGAAAAAATGATCGATGTCACAATTGAGAATTTTCAAGGTTGTCCCCATTATATGGCGCGTTTCATTCAAAACGTTCAAGTCGGACCTTCTCCTTTTTGGCTGAAACAACGCCTGGAAAGAATGGGGCAACGATCGATCAATAATATTGTGGATATCACCAACTGGATTCTTTTGGAATGGGGGCATCCCCTTCATGCCTTTGATTTTGACCTGTTAAAAGGGGGGGGAATCGTTGTCCGAAACGCCCAACACGGTGAAAAGATGATCGCCATTGATGGAAGAGAACTGGTTCTTGAGCCCTCCATGTTGGTGATTGCCGATGGAAAAGGACCTGTTGCTTTAGCTGGAATTATGGGCGGAAAAGAAACAGGGGTGACTGAAAAAACAAAAAATATTCTGCTTGAATGTGCCTATTTTTCCCCATCGGTGATTCGAAGAACTTCAAAAGCTTTAGGAATGTCTTCTGAATCCTCTTATCGGTTTGAACGAGGGGTCGATCCGCTGGGTCTTCCAGAGGCGTTGGATCAGGCAGCAATGCTTATTGCGGAAATCTCAGGAGGTGAGGTTGCCAAAGGCATAAAAGATATTTCTCAAAAAAGGTGGACCCCTCAAATAGTTCACTTTAATCCGGAACATTGCGAGAAACTTTTAGGAATCAACGTTCCGGAAAATTCCATTCAATCTATTTTTAGCCGTCTTCAGCTGAAAGTGATTGGGAAAAATCCAAAGAGTTGGGAAATCGAAATTCCTTCTTTTCGGTATGATTTGACCAAAGAAGTCGATTTGATTGAAGAGGTCGCTCGACTGTGGGGATATCAACACATTCCAGAAAATTCACCGCGCATCGGATTTTCCCTTGAATCAAGCCCTCTCCCTAAGGCTTATCAAACTCGCTCCAAGGCTAAAAGGGTTCTTCAGGGATTGGGGTTAAATGAAGCCATTACTTATAGTTTTTCATCCTTAGAAATTTTGGAAAAAACATTCCAGAAAAAGGAAGCTATTCCTTTAATGAATCCTCTGAGGCAGGATAATGGCTATTTGAGAACGAGCTTAATCCCTGGGCTGATCACGGTTCTTTCCTTCAATGAGCATCGTGGGATGAGTCACATCCAATATTTTGAGATTGGAAAATGCTTCTTACCCCCTCCTAAAAAAGAAGTTGAAGATTTCGAGCGAAGTCGAGAAATTGAGACGCTCGGCATTGCTATGATGGGAAAGAAAGAAGAGGGGCGCTGGGGAAATAAAGAGGTACGTGAGGCGCGATGCGATTTCTTTGATTTAAAAGGACTGATCGAAGAATTTTTTGATGCCATTGGATTATCGAATGTTTCATTCCAAAAAGCGCAAGCACCCGGTTTTCATCCAGGGAGGTCGACCGAAGTTTTTGTGAATCAAGAATCCTTGGGATTTTTAGGAGAGGTTCATCCTGATCTCACTGGAAATTTTGATCTCAGAGAAAAAGTTTTTTTGGCGGAATTTAATTTCGAGATTCTCTTAGAAAATTTAAATTTAGGAAAAAAATTTCAGGAATTACCCCGATATCCTTCTATCCATAGAGATATGGCTCTCTTAATTGAGAAGGAAAGAATGCATGAAGAGATCGTGAAGGTTATTTGGGAAAAGGCGGATCAAATTTTAAAAGAAGTGAGACTCTTTGACGTTTATCAAGGCCCGCAAGTTCCCGCCCATCAAAAAAGTCTCGCCTATACCCTCACCTTTAGGTCTGATGCCGGAACTCTAAAAGATGAAGAAGTTGATGCCGTCGAGCGACAGATTAAGGAAAAACTCGTTCAACAATTTCAATGCCAATTTAGATAA
- the pheS gene encoding phenylalanine--tRNA ligase subunit alpha: protein MRGSDRLETLENQRIYFLGKKGVLTELLKELGKLPSEEKPLVGKILHAGKEKVESLLQTARSSLESSQREAQLENEKLDVTLPGLKPPRGHLHPLTQVMTQIIDAFVQIGFSVEEGPEIETDQYNFEALNMPKDHPARDMQDTLYVSQDLLLRTHTSPIQIHVMEKRKPPLRIIAPGRVYRRDEVDASHSPMFHQVEGFMVDENVNFSHLKYVLMYFAKRIFGDEAELRFRPSFFPFTEPSAEVDVACSVCSGSGCRVCSQRGWLEILGAGMVHPKVFEAVGYDPEKVTGFAFGMGVERIAMLKYGINDIRLFFENDQRLLEQF, encoded by the coding sequence ATGCGCGGTTCTGATCGCTTGGAAACCCTTGAGAATCAGAGAATTTATTTTCTGGGTAAAAAGGGCGTTCTGACCGAACTTTTAAAAGAACTTGGAAAACTCCCTTCTGAAGAAAAACCTCTGGTGGGGAAAATTCTCCATGCTGGAAAAGAAAAAGTTGAAAGTCTTCTCCAAACCGCTCGTTCAAGTCTCGAATCTTCTCAAAGAGAAGCCCAACTGGAGAATGAAAAACTGGATGTAACCCTTCCAGGATTAAAACCTCCCAGAGGGCATCTTCATCCTTTAACCCAAGTGATGACACAGATTATCGATGCCTTTGTCCAAATTGGGTTTTCTGTAGAGGAAGGCCCTGAGATTGAAACGGATCAATACAATTTTGAAGCTCTTAATATGCCAAAAGATCATCCTGCACGAGATATGCAGGATACGCTTTATGTCTCCCAAGATCTTCTTTTAAGGACGCACACCTCTCCCATTCAAATTCATGTGATGGAAAAGCGCAAACCCCCTCTCAGGATTATTGCCCCAGGCCGCGTTTACAGACGAGATGAAGTTGATGCATCTCATTCTCCCATGTTCCATCAAGTTGAAGGTTTTATGGTGGATGAAAATGTGAATTTTTCTCATCTTAAATATGTGCTCATGTATTTCGCCAAAAGGATTTTTGGGGATGAGGCCGAGTTGCGTTTCCGACCCAGTTTTTTCCCTTTTACAGAACCCAGTGCAGAAGTGGATGTTGCCTGTTCTGTGTGTTCAGGGAGTGGATGCCGCGTCTGTTCTCAAAGAGGATGGTTGGAGATTTTAGGGGCTGGAATGGTTCATCCGAAAGTATTTGAGGCGGTCGGATACGATCCAGAAAAAGTGACCGGGTTTGCCTTTGGAATGGGTGTAGAACGTATTGCGATGTTGAAATATGGAATCAATGACATTCGCTTGTTTTTTGAAAATGATCAGAGACTTTTGGAGCAATTTTAA
- the xseB gene encoding exodeoxyribonuclease VII small subunit codes for MEKLESIVALLESDEVNLDEALKRYEEGIKLIRFCTKKLEEAEKKIEILAKNEEGKIVKKSFTEIKKKEEPKEELLF; via the coding sequence ATGGAGAAGCTCGAAAGCATCGTTGCGCTTCTTGAAAGCGACGAAGTTAACTTGGATGAGGCCTTAAAGCGCTACGAAGAAGGCATAAAGCTCATTCGATTTTGCACAAAAAAATTAGAAGAAGCGGAAAAGAAAATAGAAATTTTAGCAAAGAATGAAGAAGGAAAAATTGTAAAAAAATCTTTTACCGAAATTAAAAAGAAAGAAGAACCCAAGGAAGAATTGTTATTTTAG
- a CDS encoding RHS repeat protein, whose amino-acid sequence MAFALKQEHELPFLSLVEGPMLKVLPGGKAETKPSAEIIPTTSLGGGIIPFDTESRQPLAFRNHEKAINLLSIDSKFIAFSVQGTNPISCNFDKANRLSRISFEPRASSLELDYAYDKVSNVTQKKTPNGVTLSYAYDALNRLITKTTPEQTYAFTYDSLSRLTTASNTASNLSFVYDAVSQLLEADTAEVIASGAKQSQLVYGYDAANRKISLTDPTGATSYGYDKANRLSQLAYTPLIIRGDGGVTFNFAYDLGGRRTSLTGPNGISKSYGYDNANRLLSLINKINDTEIAPFQYEYDKAGNRTQKADKHGTDQYGYDSLYRLLSSSLSSEAFNYDLTGNRTSDQTQSYTANELNQLTSGTSGLSLSYDANGNVTSKTENGITWTYTWNSENQLTKVTNTNPQSPITVSYEYDALGRRLSKTSNGNTTQFIYDGNDILLEYQNGILTNRYTHGPSVDEPLAKTDLSQSKNYFYHADALGSITAITDSSGAIVESYRYSSYGVPTIFDKDGLEIGTSSIGNFYLHTGSQYDPETKTYHHFYRERDASFGIFLSPDPIGFSGGINLYSYTGANPLNWTDPLGLRGEDVLKKLLDENVGDKLTEQEKQKIADFTGKQIGLGLGIRLKAGSESAKQELEALVREALKKSDKETQDLFKKFEDLKNEEERKKSCPT is encoded by the coding sequence ATGGCCTTCGCGCTAAAACAAGAACATGAGCTTCCCTTTTTAAGCTTGGTCGAAGGGCCAATGCTCAAGGTTCTGCCTGGAGGCAAAGCTGAGACAAAACCTTCGGCTGAGATTATCCCAACCACTTCGCTGGGGGGTGGAATTATTCCTTTTGATACGGAAAGCCGGCAACCTTTGGCATTTAGAAATCACGAAAAAGCTATAAATCTTCTATCGATCGATAGTAAGTTTATAGCTTTTTCAGTTCAAGGGACGAACCCCATCTCTTGCAATTTTGACAAAGCCAATCGTCTCTCACGTATTTCCTTCGAGCCTCGAGCTTCGAGCCTCGAGCTGGATTACGCGTATGACAAAGTAAGCAATGTCACACAAAAGAAAACTCCAAATGGAGTCACACTTAGCTATGCGTATGATGCCCTGAACCGCCTCATCACGAAAACAACGCCAGAGCAAACGTACGCATTCACGTACGACTCTTTGAGCAGGCTCACCACCGCCAGCAACACTGCAAGCAATCTATCATTTGTCTATGATGCAGTAAGTCAGCTCCTCGAAGCTGACACCGCTGAAGTCATTGCGAGCGGAGCGAAGCAATCTCAGCTGGTCTATGGCTATGATGCTGCAAATCGAAAAATATCACTCACAGATCCAACAGGAGCCACAAGCTACGGCTACGACAAAGCCAACCGCCTCAGCCAACTCGCGTACACCCCTCTTATCATAAGAGGGGATGGGGGAGTTACATTCAATTTTGCATATGATTTGGGCGGAAGAAGAACCTCCCTCACTGGCCCTAACGGAATCTCAAAGTCTTATGGTTATGACAACGCCAATCGCCTTCTCTCCCTCATCAACAAAATCAACGACACAGAAATCGCTCCATTTCAGTATGAATACGACAAAGCCGGCAATCGAACCCAAAAAGCAGACAAGCACGGAACGGACCAATATGGCTACGACTCACTCTATCGCCTGCTTTCATCATCCCTTAGCAGTGAAGCTTTCAACTACGACCTAACCGGTAACAGAACCAGCGACCAAACCCAAAGCTACACAGCGAACGAGCTCAATCAATTAACAAGCGGGACCAGTGGTCTTTCACTTTCATACGATGCCAACGGCAACGTCACAAGTAAAACCGAGAATGGCATCACATGGACGTATACGTGGAACAGTGAAAACCAACTCACAAAAGTTACGAACACCAATCCCCAATCACCAATCACCGTGAGTTATGAATACGATGCCCTAGGTCGTCGACTCTCAAAAACGTCTAATGGAAATACCACTCAATTTATTTATGATGGAAATGATATTTTACTGGAATACCAGAATGGAATCTTAACTAATCGTTACACTCATGGCCCTTCAGTAGATGAACCCCTTGCAAAAACTGATTTAAGCCAGTCAAAGAATTATTTTTATCATGCCGATGCTCTTGGTTCTATCACCGCAATTACTGACTCTTCTGGCGCTATCGTTGAAAGTTATCGTTATTCCTCCTACGGAGTCCCAACTATTTTTGACAAAGATGGCTTAGAAATTGGCACATCGAGTATTGGTAATTTTTATCTCCACACAGGTTCTCAATATGATCCCGAAACAAAAACCTATCATCACTTTTACAGGGAACGAGATGCAAGTTTTGGGATCTTTCTAAGTCCTGACCCGATTGGATTCAGTGGAGGAATTAACCTGTACTCGTATACTGGAGCCAATCCTCTGAATTGGACAGATCCATTGGGGTTGAGGGGGGAAGATGTCCTTAAGAAGTTATTAGATGAGAATGTTGGCGACAAACTGACTGAACAAGAGAAACAGAAGATAGCTGACTTTACTGGGAAACAGATAGGGCTTGGACTTGGGATTCGGCTGAAGGCTGGGAGTGAAAGTGCTAAACAAGAGTTGGAGGCGCTCGTAAGGGAAGCTTTAAAAAAATCCGATAAAGAGACACAGGATCTTTTTAAAAAATTTGAGGATTTAAAAAATGAAGAAGAAAGGAAAAAATCATGTCCAACATGA
- a CDS encoding sel1 repeat family protein, whose amino-acid sequence MKDDLEIAKEAIGSEDYVKALRIVRPLAEAENAKAQGYLGFMYQLGLGVNRNGLEAIKWLQKAADQGDGSAAHNLGTIYLGGMPGIPVDQDLAKKWYRKARDLGFVTANSEWYE is encoded by the coding sequence ATGAAAGATGATCTAGAAATTGCTAAAGAAGCGATTGGTAGCGAGGATTATGTAAAAGCTCTTAGGATCGTACGTCCACTGGCAGAAGCTGAAAACGCAAAGGCTCAGGGCTACCTTGGTTTCATGTATCAACTTGGACTTGGAGTTAATCGCAATGGCTTGGAAGCAATTAAATGGCTACAAAAAGCTGCAGATCAAGGTGATGGCTCTGCTGCACATAATCTTGGGACTATTTATTTAGGAGGAATGCCAGGTATTCCTGTAGACCAAGATTTGGCAAAAAAATGGTATAGAAAAGCTCGAGATTTAGGGTTTGTAACGGCAAATTCTGAATGGTACGAATGA